From Thalassococcus sp. S3, one genomic window encodes:
- the plsY gene encoding glycerol-3-phosphate 1-O-acyltransferase PlsY, with amino-acid sequence MPSFESALSVLLLWAGLGYLFGSIPFGILLSRIFGLGDLRNIGSGNIGATNVLRTGNKLAAALTLVFDAAKGAAVLLLARSFAAEDAVQIAAFAAFVGHCYPVWLGFKGGKGVATFLGIMLALAWPVGLACCATWIVGAALTRMSSMSAILAASFSSIWLVLLGYGTALILTIILTILVFWRHSANIARIRAGTEPKIGQKG; translated from the coding sequence ATGCCATCCTTTGAAAGCGCCCTTTCGGTCCTCCTGCTATGGGCCGGCCTCGGCTACCTCTTCGGTTCGATCCCTTTCGGCATCCTGCTGTCCCGCATCTTTGGCCTCGGCGATCTGCGCAACATTGGCTCGGGCAATATCGGAGCGACAAATGTCCTGCGCACCGGAAACAAGCTGGCCGCTGCGCTCACGCTCGTATTCGATGCGGCGAAGGGCGCTGCCGTCCTCCTTCTCGCCCGCTCATTTGCCGCCGAAGATGCTGTGCAAATCGCTGCTTTCGCGGCGTTTGTCGGGCATTGCTATCCTGTCTGGCTGGGCTTCAAGGGCGGCAAAGGCGTTGCGACATTTCTGGGGATCATGCTGGCCCTGGCCTGGCCTGTCGGCCTGGCCTGTTGTGCAACCTGGATCGTCGGCGCCGCGTTGACGCGCATGTCGTCCATGAGCGCGATCCTCGCGGCATCCTTCTCTTCGATCTGGCTGGTTCTGCTGGGCTATGGCACGGCGTTGATCCTGACGATCATTCTGACGATCCTCGTCTTTTGGCGGCATAGCGCCAATATCGCCCGCATTCGCGCAGGGACCGAGCCAAAGATCGGGCAAAAGGGCTAA